A single window of Mycobacterium paragordonae DNA harbors:
- a CDS encoding DNA adenine methylase — translation MTAPPMTYFGGKTLLAERIAAFLPPHAHYVEPFAGSLAVLLAKPRSRMETVNDLDGHLMTFWRVLRNKPEELMRVCTLTPHARNEHLTAFDVDLVDLDDLNDLNDLNDLNVARLTWLKITQGRSGTLRKTGWRYFVDPKGSSKSMPGYLDAYVDRMASAAERLHHVSLECRPGIEVVQKYGAIEQVCLYVDPPYLGSTRTNSGYRVDMRDDASHTALIKALLDARASVVLSGYASDLYDSALAGWSRIEIPTITGQGGTKQARVEVIWCNRAMPAATLFDEVPGNRPACTDPSRSRAGDRTEQKQ, via the coding sequence ATGACCGCGCCGCCGATGACCTATTTCGGTGGCAAAACCCTCCTCGCTGAACGGATCGCCGCGTTTCTGCCGCCACACGCACACTATGTGGAACCGTTCGCGGGGAGCCTGGCCGTGCTGCTCGCGAAGCCGCGCAGCCGCATGGAAACCGTCAACGACCTCGACGGCCACCTGATGACCTTCTGGCGCGTACTCCGAAACAAACCAGAGGAACTGATGCGGGTATGCACACTGACCCCGCACGCACGCAACGAGCACCTAACGGCGTTCGACGTCGACCTCGTCGACCTCGACGACCTCAACGACCTCAACGACCTCAACGACCTCAACGTAGCGCGGCTGACATGGTTGAAGATCACCCAGGGCCGCAGCGGCACACTCCGCAAAACCGGGTGGCGCTACTTCGTCGACCCGAAAGGCTCGTCGAAGTCGATGCCTGGCTACCTCGATGCCTACGTCGACCGGATGGCGTCGGCGGCCGAGCGGTTGCATCACGTCAGCCTGGAATGCCGCCCGGGCATCGAGGTGGTGCAGAAGTACGGCGCAATCGAACAAGTATGCCTGTACGTCGACCCACCCTATCTCGGATCGACGCGCACCAACAGCGGCTACCGGGTCGATATGCGCGACGACGCCAGCCACACGGCGCTGATCAAGGCTTTACTCGATGCCCGGGCATCGGTGGTGCTCAGCGGTTATGCCAGCGACCTCTACGACAGCGCGCTCGCCGGCTGGTCGCGCATCGAAATACCTACCATCACCGGCCAGGGTGGGACGAAACAGGCACGCGTTGAGGTCATCTGGTGCAACCGCGCCATGCCCGCAGCGACCTTGTTCGACGAGGTGCCCGGCAATCGTCCAGCGTGCACCGATCCTTCGCGTTCCCGAGCGGGCGACAGAACGGAGCAGAAGCAATGA
- a CDS encoding RNA-guided endonuclease InsQ/TnpB family protein — MQMRYRYRIEPTSAQQEMLARVFGCCRVVFNDALRVRDEAYGARVKLSDSEIQRCVITAAKTTTERAWLCEVPSVALVQSVNDSRRAWRNFFDSTSGKRRGRRVGRPRFKSRKDHRQSFRLTRNGFSLKANGRLFVAKVGEVRVRWSRELPSTPSSVTIIREPDGHFYASFVVDVGASPLPVVDREVGVDVGVARLATTATTDGRRADVVNPKHLGRKLRKLRRLEREKSRRQKGSASRDKSRRKVAVAHNKVARARRDYHHKQALALVRENQVIHVEDLNIVGMVRNRRLARAISDAGWGQFVRIIDEKADRYGRTVHTVSRWLASSKTCSDCGHRLDELPLQIRSWTCPKCRVVHDRDHNAAKTILAAGRAERRNAGGASVSPPTTREARGDEAGSTPTAA, encoded by the coding sequence ATGCAGATGCGCTACCGGTATCGCATCGAACCGACATCGGCCCAGCAGGAGATGCTGGCGCGGGTGTTCGGGTGCTGCCGGGTGGTGTTCAACGACGCGCTGAGAGTCCGCGACGAGGCGTATGGGGCTCGGGTGAAGTTGTCCGACAGCGAGATTCAGCGCTGCGTGATCACCGCGGCCAAGACCACTACCGAGCGAGCCTGGTTGTGCGAGGTGCCGAGTGTGGCGTTGGTGCAGTCGGTCAACGACTCCCGCCGCGCCTGGCGCAATTTCTTCGACTCAACCAGTGGGAAACGTCGGGGTCGGCGGGTGGGCCGGCCGCGGTTCAAATCCCGCAAGGATCACCGGCAGTCGTTTCGGCTTACCCGCAACGGGTTCAGCCTGAAAGCCAACGGCCGGCTGTTCGTGGCCAAAGTCGGCGAGGTGCGGGTGCGCTGGTCACGCGAGCTACCCAGCACGCCGTCGTCGGTCACGATCATTCGGGAACCCGATGGCCATTTCTACGCCAGTTTCGTTGTCGACGTTGGGGCCTCACCGCTGCCCGTGGTGGACCGGGAGGTCGGTGTGGATGTAGGGGTCGCTCGGTTGGCCACGACCGCCACCACCGATGGCCGTCGGGCCGATGTCGTCAATCCGAAGCATTTGGGTCGCAAGCTGCGGAAGCTGCGGCGGTTGGAGCGGGAGAAGTCTCGACGGCAGAAAGGATCGGCCAGCAGGGACAAGTCGCGGCGCAAGGTAGCCGTCGCGCACAACAAGGTTGCCCGTGCTCGGCGGGACTATCACCACAAGCAGGCTTTGGCGTTGGTTCGCGAGAATCAAGTGATCCACGTCGAAGACCTCAACATCGTGGGGATGGTCAGAAACCGTCGTCTGGCACGGGCAATCAGCGATGCCGGATGGGGTCAGTTCGTGCGGATCATCGACGAGAAAGCCGACCGCTACGGCCGCACCGTGCACACCGTGTCGCGGTGGCTGGCATCGAGCAAAACCTGCTCGGACTGTGGGCACCGACTCGACGAACTGCCACTGCAGATTCGGTCGTGGACGTGCCCGAAGTGCCGAGTGGTCCACGACCGCGACCACAACGCCGCCAAGACCATTCTCGCTGCCGGGCGGGCAGAGAGACGAAACGCCGGTGGAGCCTCGGTAAGTCCTCCCACCACTCGGGAGGCGCGGGGCGACGAAGCAGGAAGCACCCCAACAGC
- a CDS encoding plasmid mobilization protein, which yields MTTRSEKRQRTVIRACRMTPEEKRSVTAAAKAAGVSVSKFVRDAALHRADQVNDAATLLRQSGAERMK from the coding sequence ATGACAACGAGATCGGAGAAGCGTCAGCGCACCGTGATTCGCGCTTGCCGGATGACGCCGGAGGAAAAGCGGAGCGTTACTGCGGCTGCGAAGGCAGCGGGGGTCAGTGTCTCGAAGTTCGTGCGGGACGCGGCACTGCACCGCGCCGACCAAGTCAACGACGCCGCCACACTCCTGCGTCAATCCGGAGCGGAGAGGATGAAATGA
- a CDS encoding DEAD/DEAH box helicase: MSSANQHPEMAAAAGSEAATVTGDGEHGAVVRPRAHQREALAALERTLTGHRRAQLVMACGTGKTLVGCWYAERCHAALTVVVVPSLALVTQTLAEWRSARGWTFEALIACSDPSTAEGEWGRTRTSAQADAPWWAQLRARVSTSPAVLAARVAHRSPRRPIVIFSTYHSVSVVVEAVQACGMVADLLVADEAHTLAGWSSEGFRAVFGDGFVRSRLFMTATPVTTDSRQGGLSMRDEAVFGPVAYTLDFAAAIRRQLLADYRVMVYESPGHQQSPDPVAAVIKAAEQGVSRVLSFHSRVCRARRFAEAVDGLRLADGRTVVARTVAGSDPARRRAEALSLLRSAGCGELVVITSARCLGAGVDIPSVDGVLFADPKYSDVDVVQAVGRLLRRSEGKETGVVLIPVVIPAGVDDDTVLSTGSFRAVWRILRGLRSMDERFAVELAAGTGRRSQGQNGRPVGRRLLDVDVWSLRDPHGIHARLVDLSSRTWEDSLAELHRYVTGHGHLPARSTSLGQWCEGQRRAYRWGTLAADRAVRLHDVPGWVWDISGHRWEDQCRQVRDLATAQGGLRLDCPQIARTVLRDSARGSSVGTVGRWCARQRRAHSQGRLDGWQIQQLEDISGWNWNPLSSRDAAALNLLAEYVAWKGHANPPADVVEDDLELGQWLAGVRRRRVTGTLTQTLLDEICVISPTPAAAGALQWHRSETIWALHYEALQQFSVRHGHCRVPYSHHETLTDGSVEIYQWCAQQRKLWRHNALPQARIRMLETLAGWRWDTGRTGAEMSARRSELVLADEARSHLVTLAAEVPHHEVIAKACGQPTALITSIVTGDRRRIPITVDNQIRALTVAAVLLAAGPSTRVNAERSWRLIDDMLARGWPQLWLSRELGGRLHRPTQRPHTITVQRAEAIAGLHHLLGQRTFIAQQYRDLPPQLTEILGAQPPVREVA; the protein is encoded by the coding sequence ATGAGCAGCGCTAACCAGCATCCTGAAATGGCAGCCGCGGCGGGCAGCGAGGCTGCGACGGTAACCGGCGACGGGGAGCACGGCGCCGTGGTCAGGCCGCGCGCCCATCAGCGGGAAGCCCTGGCCGCTTTGGAGCGCACCTTGACCGGGCATCGGCGTGCGCAGTTGGTCATGGCGTGCGGTACCGGCAAAACGTTGGTGGGTTGCTGGTACGCCGAGCGGTGTCACGCTGCGCTGACCGTAGTTGTGGTGCCGTCATTGGCGTTAGTGACCCAGACCCTGGCCGAGTGGCGCTCCGCGCGGGGATGGACGTTTGAGGCCCTGATCGCCTGCTCGGATCCCTCGACCGCCGAGGGAGAATGGGGTCGCACCCGTACCAGTGCGCAGGCTGATGCACCGTGGTGGGCGCAGCTTCGGGCCCGTGTGAGCACCAGCCCCGCGGTGCTAGCGGCCCGTGTTGCTCACCGCAGTCCGCGGCGCCCGATCGTGATCTTCTCGACGTATCACTCGGTATCGGTTGTGGTAGAGGCGGTTCAGGCGTGCGGGATGGTCGCCGATCTGTTGGTGGCAGATGAGGCCCACACGCTAGCTGGGTGGTCCTCGGAGGGTTTCCGCGCAGTGTTCGGCGACGGTTTCGTGCGGTCGCGGCTGTTCATGACGGCCACACCCGTGACCACGGACTCCCGCCAAGGTGGGTTGTCGATGCGAGACGAAGCGGTGTTCGGCCCGGTGGCCTACACGCTGGATTTTGCGGCAGCGATCAGGCGTCAGCTGCTCGCCGACTATCGCGTCATGGTCTACGAATCGCCGGGACATCAGCAGTCGCCGGACCCGGTGGCCGCGGTGATCAAAGCCGCCGAGCAGGGCGTGAGTCGCGTATTGAGTTTCCATAGCCGGGTCTGTAGGGCTCGCCGATTCGCCGAGGCCGTGGACGGGCTGCGCCTGGCGGACGGGCGCACTGTGGTGGCGCGGACGGTCGCTGGATCCGATCCGGCGCGCCGGCGCGCCGAGGCGTTGTCGCTGTTGCGCTCCGCAGGGTGCGGGGAGCTGGTTGTCATTACCAGCGCCCGTTGCCTGGGGGCAGGGGTGGATATCCCTTCTGTCGACGGGGTGTTGTTTGCTGATCCCAAGTACTCCGATGTCGACGTCGTGCAGGCTGTCGGCCGGTTACTGCGACGGTCCGAGGGCAAAGAAACCGGCGTCGTGCTGATTCCGGTGGTTATCCCTGCGGGAGTCGACGACGACACCGTGTTGTCGACGGGCTCGTTTCGGGCGGTGTGGCGCATTCTGCGGGGCTTGCGGTCCATGGACGAACGGTTCGCCGTGGAGCTGGCCGCCGGCACCGGCAGGCGATCACAGGGCCAGAACGGCCGGCCGGTGGGGCGGCGATTGCTCGATGTCGATGTGTGGTCGCTACGGGATCCGCACGGCATTCACGCGCGGCTGGTGGACTTGTCTTCGCGCACTTGGGAGGACTCGCTCGCCGAGCTGCACCGCTACGTGACCGGCCACGGTCATTTACCGGCGCGGTCGACCTCGCTGGGGCAATGGTGTGAAGGTCAGCGCCGCGCCTACAGGTGGGGGACACTGGCAGCCGATCGGGCCGTGCGACTCCACGATGTGCCCGGCTGGGTGTGGGATATCAGCGGCCACCGGTGGGAAGATCAGTGCCGTCAAGTGCGTGACCTCGCCACTGCCCAGGGCGGTTTGCGCCTGGACTGCCCCCAGATCGCCCGCACCGTGTTGCGGGATTCTGCTCGTGGATCCTCGGTTGGTACGGTGGGGCGCTGGTGTGCCCGCCAGCGCAGGGCGCACAGCCAGGGGCGCCTGGATGGCTGGCAGATTCAGCAACTCGAGGACATCAGCGGCTGGAACTGGAATCCCTTGTCTTCCCGCGATGCGGCCGCTCTCAATCTGCTGGCCGAATACGTCGCCTGGAAGGGACACGCCAATCCGCCGGCCGACGTCGTCGAGGACGATCTGGAACTCGGCCAATGGTTAGCCGGGGTGCGGCGGCGCCGGGTCACCGGAACGTTGACACAGACCTTGCTCGACGAAATCTGCGTTATCTCACCCACCCCCGCAGCAGCGGGAGCATTGCAATGGCACCGATCTGAAACTATTTGGGCGCTGCATTACGAGGCGCTGCAACAATTCTCTGTCCGACACGGTCATTGCCGGGTCCCCTATTCGCACCACGAAACCCTCACCGACGGTTCCGTCGAGATCTACCAGTGGTGCGCTCAACAACGAAAACTGTGGCGGCACAACGCGTTACCTCAAGCACGGATTCGCATGCTGGAAACCCTCGCCGGTTGGCGATGGGACACTGGCCGCACAGGAGCGGAGATGTCTGCTCGTCGTTCGGAGTTGGTGCTGGCCGATGAGGCGCGATCACACCTGGTCACACTTGCCGCCGAAGTGCCTCACCACGAGGTGATCGCCAAGGCTTGCGGGCAACCCACAGCGCTGATCACCTCAATCGTCACTGGCGACCGCCGGCGAATCCCGATAACTGTCGACAACCAGATCCGCGCACTGACCGTCGCGGCGGTCTTGCTCGCCGCCGGCCCCTCAACCAGAGTGAACGCTGAGCGCAGCTGGCGGCTGATCGATGACATGCTCGCACGGGGATGGCCTCAGCTCTGGCTCTCACGCGAACTCGGTGGACGGCTCCACCGGCCGACGCAGCGGCCACACACCATTACCGTGCAACGCGCCGAGGCCATCGCCGGACTGCATCACCTCCTCGGCCAACGCACCTTCATCGCACAGCAGTACCGCGACCTGCCGCCCCAGCTCACCGAAATCCTCGGTGCTCAACCACCGGTGCGTGAGGTCGCGTGA